Within the Butyrivibrio sp. AE3004 genome, the region GCTGTATCCTTTGTCATTCCGAGGCTCTCTGTTGCATGTTCCAAAGACCTTCTCATTTTTCCGTCTTCATATTGAATACTGAAGAGTTTCTGAACATCATAAAAAGGGAGAGGTCTGTCGGAAAGCAAAGGCAGATCATAAAAATCCATATTTCTTTGGAGCTCTGTCAGATCAAGAGGTCCCCAGGTACAAAAGGTTGGTTCTTCTCCACACCATTCAAGAAATTCATTTATGACGGTGACAAAATCATCACCGCTTTGTAGATCCTCCATTGAAATATGAATCAATTCCTCAGTAATTTTATGCATTTTCTTATATACCTGAGGTCGAATCAGTCGACTGAATTCCCCTGTCCTTTTTCTGTTTTCATCAAGTCTCACAGCACCTATTTCTATAATTTCAAAAGGCAGAGCTTTTCCGTTCTTTTCTTTTACACTTTTTCCCTGATTCCATTCAAGATCAAATACAATATAATTTCCCATTAAGGTTTAATACTCCTTAGCCGGTGTCCAATATTCCTGTCCGTAAATATCCGTAAGCTTAAATAATATCAGTTCTTTTCCTTCTCCCACCTCTGTGTTTGAGATATGAAGATCTGACATTTCTCCATCCATTATCAAAGTATTGCCAAGCTTATAACGCGATTTGAAATTTTTGTCATAATCATAGAAATCACAGACAAAATCTATCTTATCACCCTTATTAAGTTCTGTTAGATTTTTCGCAACCGTTTCAGTCTCATTATCGATATAATCATAAGAAGCACCTGCAACAAATCCATCCTCATTTTCAGAATTAAACACCAAAATAAGATTAGCATCTACTCCATTTATTTTGCATGGAACTTTTCCTGTAATAGTATAGTTGTCCTCATCTCCCTGTGAATCCAGACGATAGTATGCAACAGGTGTTTTATTTATCGAAACCCAGGTTCTGTCTTTTGGTGCTATCAGATAATCATCCTCATCTATATCATAAGAGTTATCAAGTCCCAG harbors:
- a CDS encoding 3'-5' exonuclease, with the translated sequence MGNYIVFDLEWNQGKSVKEKNGKALPFEIIEIGAVRLDENRKRTGEFSRLIRPQVYKKMHKITEELIHISMEDLQSGDDFVTVINEFLEWCGEEPTFCTWGPLDLTELQRNMDFYDLPLLSDRPLPFYDVQKLFSIQYEDGKMRRSLEHATESLGMTKDTAFHRALSDADYTSRIFCELSRKVFYNYSFDNYVTPKTKDQEIHIIFEHYAKYISREFKSKEVLLSDPEVMGTKCYICNKPIKRKVKWFSNNGKHFYSVSLCKEHGFMKAKVRLKKSESQKYYAVKTLKFITDKEMEEMKAKSEKKSFNKLGDHKKKAD